A single region of the Sphingobium sp. TKS genome encodes:
- a CDS encoding class I SAM-dependent methyltransferase — protein MTSRELTGFLSLSDADALAARRRLSDMAWRIGFGAITWPWLLASLSGGRKADKRALLDELGLPHDALPHLGSWKADVGFLRHIVREIARLRPAHVVELGAGASTLIAARALALHGGGRLTSFDQHDGFVQATRNWLADHGLTADLRHAPLAVESRDWPGRWYDIDSLPDSIDLLIIDGPPWAVHPLVRGAADSLFARLSPGAVVLLDDAARPGERLVARRWRKRWPHIDFRLKHDGTKGTLVGRRRDTSIPVANDNEQGRAWRHLARAAGIAALIATGWIARGELGEFPQAAQASTFLDEAAASHRTGLLRQRMASQVESATLNPYEIQRSTGIILPPLPAKWRIHDVQLYPTPDSPAVAVSITTPEGEQLSFFADRAETPAEARPLLARRADDVIAYWEAGDMAYALTGRAGPQRIMALAAEIAPAG, from the coding sequence GTGACCTCCAGAGAATTGACCGGCTTCCTGTCCCTCAGCGATGCCGACGCACTGGCGGCCCGGCGCCGGCTGTCCGATATGGCCTGGCGCATCGGCTTCGGCGCAATCACCTGGCCCTGGCTGCTGGCGAGCCTGTCGGGCGGGCGCAAGGCGGACAAGCGCGCCTTGCTCGATGAACTCGGCCTGCCCCATGACGCCCTGCCGCATCTGGGCAGTTGGAAGGCCGATGTCGGCTTCCTGCGCCATATCGTCAGGGAAATCGCCCGGCTGCGGCCCGCCCATGTGGTCGAACTGGGCGCGGGCGCTTCCACGCTGATCGCGGCGCGCGCCCTTGCGCTGCATGGCGGGGGACGGCTGACCAGCTTCGACCAGCATGACGGTTTCGTGCAGGCGACTCGCAACTGGCTTGCCGATCATGGCCTGACGGCCGATTTGCGCCACGCGCCCCTCGCGGTCGAGAGCCGGGATTGGCCGGGCCGCTGGTACGATATCGACAGCCTGCCCGACAGCATCGACCTGCTGATCATCGACGGACCGCCCTGGGCGGTGCACCCGCTGGTGCGCGGCGCTGCGGACAGCCTGTTCGCGCGCCTTTCACCGGGCGCGGTCGTGCTGCTCGATGACGCCGCCCGCCCCGGCGAGCGGCTCGTCGCCCGGCGCTGGCGCAAGCGCTGGCCGCATATCGACTTCCGCCTGAAGCATGACGGGACCAAGGGCACGCTGGTAGGGCGCCGCCGCGACACCTCAATCCCCGTCGCCAACGACAATGAACAGGGCCGCGCCTGGCGCCATCTCGCCCGCGCCGCTGGCATCGCCGCGCTGATCGCCACCGGCTGGATCGCCCGCGGCGAACTGGGTGAATTTCCCCAGGCGGCACAGGCCAGCACCTTCCTGGACGAAGCAGCCGCGTCCCACCGCACGGGGCTGCTGCGGCAGCGCATGGCGTCGCAGGTGGAAAGCGCCACGCTCAACCCCTACGAAATCCAGCGATCGACCGGCATCATCCTGCCTCCGCTGCCCGCAAAGTGGCGCATCCATGACGTGCAGCTTTATCCGACGCCCGACAGCCCGGCCGTCGCCGTGTCGATCACCACGCCGGAGGGCGAACAACTGTCCTTCTTCGCGGACCGGGCCGAAACCCCGGCGGAGGCGCGTCCACTGCTCGCCCGGCGCGCGGACGACGTCATCGCCTATTGGGAAGCGGGCGACATGGCCTATGCCCTGACCGGCCGCGCCGGGCCGCAGCGGATCATGGCGCTGGCGGCGGAGATCGCGCCCGCCGGTTGA
- a CDS encoding ABC transporter transmembrane domain-containing protein, with protein MEDVEQPSPRGSARPALGSLAMIWRFASRYPGRIAGAMAALIVSSAATLAIPSGFRLVIDRGFMGGGDISRWFEYLFLIVAILALATAARFYFVSWLGERVVADIRSATQANLLRQEPRFFEENRPSEIASRMTADTAIIDQVVGSTVSIALRNLVTGTGGLIYLFALAPKLAGLLLLGIPVILVAIVGLGRRVRALSRASQDRLADVGSVTSETLGAMKIVQAFGQEGREAARFDTTVEAGFTTARRRIALRAAMTAIVIALVFGSITAVMWQGALDVAAGRLSGGSIAAFVLTGGLVAGAFGALSETWGDLLRGAGAAGRLHELMIATPQIMAPPRPVPVPRTEHGAHLQFEDVHFRYPTRPDQAALHGISIDIAPGETVAIVGPSGAGKSTLIQLTLRFYDPDSGVIRLNGVPLPQADPAAVRDMMAMVPQESIIFAASARDNLRYGRWDASDDQIWAAARAANAEAFLRTLPEGLDSFLGEGGARLSGGQRQRLSIARALLRDAPILLLDEATSALDAESERLVQDALGRLMQGRTTIVIAHRLATVRAADRILVLDEGRLVEQGDHATLMGKKGLYARLANLQFQDAPAA; from the coding sequence ATGGAGGATGTGGAACAACCATCGCCGCGCGGCAGCGCGCGCCCCGCACTTGGCAGCCTGGCGATGATCTGGCGTTTCGCCAGCCGCTATCCGGGCCGCATTGCCGGGGCGATGGCCGCCCTGATCGTCTCGTCCGCCGCGACGCTGGCGATCCCCAGCGGTTTCCGGCTGGTCATCGACCGGGGCTTCATGGGCGGCGGGGACATCAGCCGCTGGTTCGAATATCTGTTCCTGATCGTCGCGATCCTGGCATTGGCCACGGCGGCGCGCTTCTATTTCGTGTCCTGGCTGGGCGAACGCGTCGTCGCGGACATCCGGTCGGCCACCCAGGCCAATCTGCTGCGGCAGGAACCGCGCTTCTTCGAGGAAAACCGCCCCTCCGAAATCGCATCCCGCATGACCGCCGACACGGCTATCATCGACCAGGTGGTGGGCTCGACCGTGTCGATCGCACTACGCAATCTGGTGACGGGCACCGGCGGGCTCATCTATCTCTTCGCCCTGGCGCCCAAGCTCGCCGGACTGCTGCTGCTCGGCATTCCCGTCATATTGGTCGCGATCGTCGGTCTGGGACGCCGCGTGCGCGCGTTGTCGCGGGCGAGCCAGGACCGGCTGGCCGATGTCGGCAGCGTCACCTCGGAAACCCTGGGCGCGATGAAGATCGTCCAGGCTTTCGGCCAGGAAGGCCGGGAAGCAGCGCGGTTCGACACGACCGTCGAGGCGGGCTTCACGACCGCAAGGCGGCGGATCGCCCTGCGCGCAGCGATGACGGCGATCGTCATCGCTCTGGTCTTCGGATCGATCACCGCGGTCATGTGGCAGGGTGCGCTGGACGTCGCCGCCGGACGCCTGTCGGGCGGCAGCATCGCCGCTTTCGTCCTGACCGGCGGCCTCGTCGCGGGCGCGTTCGGCGCGCTGTCCGAAACCTGGGGCGACCTGCTGCGCGGCGCGGGGGCAGCCGGACGGCTGCATGAACTGATGATCGCGACGCCGCAGATCATGGCTCCGCCCCGCCCCGTTCCAGTGCCGCGAACCGAGCATGGCGCGCATCTCCAGTTCGAGGATGTGCATTTCCGTTACCCCACCCGGCCCGATCAGGCGGCCCTGCACGGCATTTCGATCGACATCGCGCCGGGCGAAACCGTCGCGATCGTCGGCCCGTCCGGCGCGGGAAAATCGACCCTGATCCAGTTGACGCTGCGCTTCTACGATCCGGATTCGGGTGTGATCCGCCTGAACGGCGTGCCTTTGCCTCAGGCCGATCCAGCGGCGGTGCGCGACATGATGGCGATGGTGCCGCAGGAAAGCATCATCTTCGCCGCGTCGGCGCGGGACAATCTGCGCTACGGACGATGGGACGCCAGCGACGACCAGATCTGGGCAGCGGCCCGCGCCGCCAATGCGGAAGCTTTTCTGCGCACCCTTCCAGAAGGCCTCGACAGTTTTCTGGGCGAAGGCGGCGCCCGGCTTTCAGGGGGCCAGCGCCAACGCCTTTCGATCGCCCGCGCACTGCTGCGCGACGCGCCGATCCTGCTGCTGGACGAAGCAACCTCCGCGCTGGATGCCGAATCGGAGCGGCTGGTGCAGGACGCGCTGGGGCGGCTGATGCAGGGCCGCACGACCATCGTCATCGCCCATCGCCTGGCGACGGTCAGGGCAGCGGATCGCATCCTGGTGCTCGATGAAGGGCGGCTGGTCGAACAGGGCGATCATGCCACGCTGATGGGGAAAAAGGGTCTCTACGCCCGGCTGGCCAATCTCCAGTTTCAGGATGCGCCTGCGGCCTGA